In one window of Drosophila mauritiana strain mau12 chromosome X, ASM438214v1, whole genome shotgun sequence DNA:
- the LOC117147617 gene encoding transmembrane protein 41 homolog, which yields MSYCSGVALSADEGITMRNGRAKALQEHSPDQVATPLLPQVPPQEQQDLNQQQQQQATPQKQAMSADEKKATKKSLVIVAGIFVASLVTMCYVYAIFPELNASEKQHLKIPRDIQDAKMLAKVLDRYKDMYYFEVMFGVVVAYVFLQTFAIPGSLFLSILLGFLYKFPIALFLICFCSALGATLCYTLSNLVGRRLIRHFWPKKTSEWSKHVEEYRDSLFNYMLFLRMTPILPNWFINLASPVIGVPLHIFALGTFCGVAPPSVIAIQAGKTLQKMTSSSEAFSWTSMGILMACACASLLPGLLKNKFKHKKEA from the exons ATGTCTTACTGCAGTGGTGTGG cccTCTCCGCCGACGAGGGGATTACAATGCGCAATGGCAGGGCAAAGGCGCTCCAGGAACACTCCCCGGATCAGGTGGCTACTCCACTGTTGCCACAGGTGCCGCCACAGGAGCAACAAGATCTTaatcaacagcaacaacaacaggccACTCCGCAAAAGCAGGCCATGTCCGCAGACGAGAAGAAGGCCACCAAGAAGTCCCTGGTCATCGTAGCGGGCATATTTGTGGCCAGCTTGGTCACCATGTGCTATGTGTACGCCATATTCCCCGAGCTCAACGC ATCGGAGAAACAACACTTGAAAATTCCACGTGATATCCAAGATGCTAAGATGCTAGCCAAGGTCCTTGATCGCTACAAGGACATGTACTACTTCGAAGTGATGTTCGGCGTGGTGGTCGCCTACGTATT CCTGCAAACATTCGCCATTCCCGGATCGCTGTTCCTTTCGATTCTGCTGGGATTCCTGTACAAGTTTCCGATCGCCCTGTTCCTCATCTGCTTCTGTTCGGCGCTGGGCGCCACCCTATGCTATACACTTTCCAATCTGGTCGGACGTCGTCTGATCCGTCACTTCTGGCCGAAGAAGACAAGCGAGTGGTCGAAGCACGTCGAGGAGTACCGGGACAGTTTGTTCAACTATATGCTATTCCTGCGCATGACACCGATCCTACCCAATTGGTTCATCAACCTGGCATCGCCGGTCATCGGTGTGCCGCTGCACATCTTCGCATTGGGTACCTTCTGCGGCGTAGCACCACCTTCGGTGATCGCCATCCAGGCGGGCAAGACGCTCCAGAAGATGACCAGTTCGAGTGAGGCTTTCTCCTGGACCTCGATGGGCATCCTGATGGCCTGCGCCTGTGCATCCTTGCTGCCCGGTCTACTCAAGAACAAGTTTAAGCACAAGAAGGAGGCGTAA
- the LOC117148232 gene encoding uncharacterized protein LOC117148232 translates to MARKRKIPVRKHHGVRDPLKQLEQKEKKLSKVTNNPPVKKDEQQVSFKFRQFQQLANATKSGKKLRLGEIGREDKPKSSPGSKPGSSSSSKETRNIKQFANETDEDYLRRVNRMTNASVREAHYEAKYGVNVIRNPKTGEITVQKRPKNEIDELLKQKQKEQRLAGKRGRKKVQVVHKPMDAKTSRELVKRAYKEAQQEVDTEEKQIAGPTEFKKDVVAFGEIVHAPPTLKTLPRKAEKCETVPRPGRKTNLLLKSMLNPDQGQSNRGQEDDDSSRLKLAAQSKSAFKAPTKAQMKGKRKDLPLATRSMLETERSKMVQLYRQLKNKTTADS, encoded by the exons ATGGCTCGGAAACGAAAGATTCCCGTGCGCAAGCACCACGGCGTCCGTGATCCCCTCAAGCAGCTGGAACAGAAGGAGAAGAA ACTTTCCAAAGTAACGAACAATCCGCCTGTGAAAAAGGATGAGCAGCAGGTGTCCTTCAAGTTCCGTCAGTTTCAGCAGCTGGCAAACGCCACCAAATCGGGCAAGAAGCTAAGATTGGGCGAAATCGGACGGGAGGATAAGCCCAAATCCTCTCCAGGATCCAAGCCTGGCAGTAGTTCCTCCTCGAAGGAAACGCGTAACATAAAGCAGTTCGCCAACGAAACGGACGAGGATTATCTGCGCCGAGTGAACCGCATGACCAATGCATCCGTACGGGAAGCCCACTACGAGGCCAAGTATGGTGTGAACGTGATAAGAAACCCCAAAACCGGAGAGATTACTGTCCAAAAGAGGCCGAAAAACGAGATCGATGAGCTGCTCAAGCAGAAGCAAAAAGAGCAACGACTGGCGGGCAAAAGGGGTCGCAAAAAGGTTCAAGTCGTACACAAGCCCATGGATGCGAAGACTAGTCGCGAATTGGTGAAGAGGGCCTACAAGGAGGCCCAGCAAGAGGTTGATACCGAGGAGAAGCAGATTGCCGGGCCAACGGAATTCAAAAAGGATGTTGTGGCATTTGGTGAGATCGTCCATGCCCCACCTACCCTCAAAACCCTGCCGCGCAAGGCGGAAAAATGTGAAACAGTGCCGCGTCCAGGACGCAAAACAAATCTCCTTCTCAAGTCCATGCTGAATCCCGACCAGGGTCAGTCAAATCGTGGGCAAGAGGACGACGACAGCAGTCGACTAAAGCTGGCTGCCCAATCCAAGAGCGCCTTCAAAGCACCCACCAAGGCCCAGATGAAGGGCAAGCGGAAGGATCTGCCCTTGGCCACGAGATCAATGCTCGAAACCGAGCGCAGCAAAATGGTTCAGCTATACCGTCAGCTCAAAAACAAGACAACAGCAGATTCCTAA
- the LOC117148399 gene encoding uncharacterized protein LOC117148399, which translates to MLNGQKMEKYPLVTEFMGQNWLKDTQMAQFENELRKRKELIVEEQIIGPQLEQVLFDLTLAKQCALAVENNGAGLAQVNTMVQDCIFQITRIEELLEMAGLQDILYYTMHRKEQEFLHKIKLQEDLAEQENQQNTILESRSIVQELRKEQVSKKEADKELASVDDQLDQADREWTITLRSMTDNRNKKIVSVLQMRKLINELKEELQKRNLIKTVVTKGAEPHLAGVLSAGSISSFQSASDFLNNFIFKNIKLDGNKSMTSVNSEITTKKLETPLRSILVKCKEDEPVAISNSPTKQVRFSPYPEISHIEEDKFEKPDWLSRSEEADVPNAELEEDADEIEATDEYFEEVSEEESDDEMELKDEGFEQEENVEKSEKLLDPEQDRYDDKSGSEVEESVSDDKESGGEASGEEEPADAAKQVKFGEKPQPDEQPSNEISDKPQIIRVDTLSPIKNISSWTSDDIPTTSKGTLNRFTAAQLMNYGSDRDANEEPPSKSLKLEEDEFPMTQPMPDYFKHPSSTFNNFDDQSLRFSSPHNNFDDDYLLNFSDDNDVTPTAASAYIL; encoded by the exons ATGTTGAACGGACAAAAAATGGAGAAATATCCACTAGTTACAGAATTTATGGGGCAAAATTGGCTAAAAGATACCCAGATGGCGCAGTTCGAGAATGAACTCAGGAAGAGGAAAGAATTGATAGTCGAGGAGCAGA TCATAGGGCCGCAATTGGAGCAGGTGCTATTCGACCTGACTTTGGCCAAGCAATGCGCCTTGGCAGTGGAGAATAACGGTGCCGGTCTGGCACAGGTCAACACCATGGTGCAGGACTGTATTTTCCAGATCACGCGAATTGAGGAGCTGCTCGAAATGGCCGGGCTGCAGGACATCCTCTACTACACGATGCATCGCAAGGAGCAGGAGTTCCTGCACAAAATTAAGCTGCAGGAGGATTTGGCCGAGCAAGAGAATCAGCAGAACACCATCCTCGAATCGCGCAGTATCG TCCAGGAACTCCGAAAAGAGCAAGTCTCAAAAAAAGAGGCAGATAAGGAGCTAGCCTCAGTGGACGACCAACTGGACCAGGCGGATCGCGAGTGGACAATTACGCTGAGAAGTATGACGGATAATCGTAATAAGAAGATAGTCAGCGTTTTACAGATGAGAAAGCTGATCAACGAATTGAAGGAAGAG TTGCAAAAAAGGAATTTGATTAAAACGGTTGTCACTAAGGGCGCAGAACCACATTTGGCTGGTGTTCTATCCGCTGGCAGCATTTCATCATTTCAGTCCGCTTCGGATTTCCTTAACAACTTTATCTTTAAGAATATCAAACTAGATGGCAATAAATCCATGACGAGCGTGAATAGTGAGATCACTACTAAGAAGCTGGAGACTCCGCTGCGATCCATTTTGGTCAAATGCAAGGAGGACGAGCCTGTTGCCATTTCCAACTCGCCAACAAAGCAAGTGCGTTTTTCTCCCTATCCAGAGATAAGCCATATCGAAGAGGATAAATTTGAGAAGCCCGATTGGCTTTCTCGTTCAGAAGAGGCAGATGTCCCAAATGCGGAATTAGAAGAGGACGCTGACGAAATAGAGGCCACTGACGAATATTTTGAGGAAGTATCAGAAGAAGAATCCGATGACGAAATGGAGCTGAAAGATGAAGGATTTGAGCAGGAAGAAAATGTAGAAAAGTCAGAGAAGTTGTTGGATCCAGAGCAGGACAGATATGATGATAAATCTGGCTCAGAAGTGGAGGAATCCGTATCGGATGACAAGGAATCAGGAGGCGAGGCATCAGGAGAGGAAGAGCCGGCTGATGCGGCCAAACAAGTGAAATTCGGCGAAAAACCGCAGCCTGATGAGCAGCCATCGAATGAAATTTCCGATAAACCACAAATAATTAGAGTCGACACTCTCTCACCCATCAAAAACATATCATCCTGGACCAGCGACGATATACCCACAACCTCCAAGGGCACTCTCAATCGTTTTACTGCAGCCCAGTTGATGAACTATGGTAGCGATCGCGATGCAAACGAGGAGCCGCCTAGCAAGAGTCTAAAATTGGAGGAGGATGAGTTCCCAATGACCCAACCAATGCCGGATTACTTTAAGCATCCGTCGTCCACATTCAACAACTTTGATGATCAATCACTGCGATTCAGCTCGCCCCATAACAATTTTGACGATGATTACCTTCTGAACTTCAGCGATGATAATGATGTTACTCCTACTGCCGCCTCAGCGTACATACTTTAA
- the LOC117146896 gene encoding NADH dehydrogenase [ubiquinone] flavoprotein 2, mitochondrial, producing MLTNCASKTLAAVRANIRAIATSSARASDNLFVHRDTPEDNPNIPFEFTAENKKRVEAILSIYPEGHKRGAMIPLLDLAQRQYGWLPISAMHKVAEILQLPNMRVYEVATFYTMFMRKPTGKYHIQVCTTTPCWLRGSDDILETCKKQLGIGVGDTTKDRKFTISEVECLGACVNAPMVAINDDYYEDLTSKDMQDILNDLKADKISPPGPRNGRFASEPKGEPTSLSEEPKGPGFGLQAGL from the exons ATGCTGACAAACTGTGCCTCCAAGACGCTGGCCGCCGTG CGCGCCAACATCCGGGCCATTGCCACCAGCAGTGCCCGGGCCAGCGACAATCTGTTCGTCCATCGCGACACACCGGAGGATAATCCCAACATCCCGTTCGAGTTCACGGCTGAGAACAAGAAGCGCGTGGAGGCCATACTCAGCATCTATCCCGAGGGGCACAAGCGCGGCGCCATGATCCCGCTGCTCGATCTGGCACAGCGCCAGTACGGCTGGCTGCCAATCTCCGCCATGCACAAGGTGGCCGAGATCCTCCAGCTGCCCAATATGCGCGTCTACGAGGTGGCCACTTTCTATACGATGTTCATGCGCAAGCCCACCGGCAAGTATCACATCCAGGTGTGCACCACCACGCCATGCTGGCTCCGCGGATCGGACGACATCCTGGAGACCTGCAAGAAGCAGCTGGGCATCGGCGTCGGCGACACCACCAAGGACAGGAAGTTCACCATCTCGGAGGTCGAGTGCTTGGGCGCCTGTGTCAATGCGCCAATGGTGGCGATTAACGATGACTACTAT GAGGATCTGACGTCTAAGGACATGCAGGACATCCTGAACGACCTGAAGGCGGATAAGATATCGCCCCCTGGTCCACGCAACGGGCGCTTTGCCAGCGAGCCAAAGGGCGAGCCCACTTCCCTGAGCGAGGAGCCCAAGGGTCCTGGCTTTGGTCTGCAGGCCGGTCTGTAG
- the LOC117146895 gene encoding nucleolar and coiled-body phosphoprotein 1 has translation MAKASKKLAESKRRNGVADESENEEMDQQKSNGTGQSSRKTPNKRKAKLTVASGSEDSDGQTSTSNAADVPTARNKRKVVKARNATTSARKNGKKIVIEDSDDDANQSDVDPSADSSPRKPDIKRQTRRSVRGETEDSNDLPSTSKAAAHASPIKKRKLSRVSTSSVKNGKKVAEKDSESEVDAATDDDKPVQPQKIAAKPKASPNVKKAKGRGRQTAVAKKADDSIDPEKQWEVEKIIDHVATKEGDMFKIRWKKYGAKDDSWEPRKNLACDALIEKFMRKQVTEQNVDVKELRESPKKTERLVDECYPRTNLHNRIERSSKRSAAKNRIFYGEE, from the exons ATGGCCAAGGCGAGTAAGAAGCTAGCAGAAAGTAAGCGCAGGAACGGAGTCGCCGACGAGAGCGAAAACGAGGAGATGGACCAACAGAAGTCCAATGGTACAGGCCAATCTTCCAGAAAAACGCCGAATAAACGCAAGGCTAAACTGACTGTGGCCTCTGGCAGCGAAGACAGCGATGGCCAGACGTCCACCTCCAACGCCGCGGATGTACCAACTGCAAGGAACAAGCGCAAGGTGGTCAAGGCCAGGAACGCTACCACTTCGGCCcgcaaaaatggcaaaaaaatcGTTATAGAGGATTCGGATGATGATGCTAATCAGTCCGATGTGGACCCTAGTGCCGACAGTTCGCCAAGGAAGCCAGATATCAAACGCCAGACACGGCGATCCGTGCGCGGTGAAACGGAAGATAGCAATGACCTGCCCTCCACCTCCAAAGCCGCCGCACATGCAAGTCCGATCAAGAAGCGCAAGCTGAGCAGGGTTTCGACCTCTTCCGTCAAAAATGGCAAGAAGGTTGCTGAAAAGGATTCTGAATCCGAAGTCGATGCTGCAACAGATGATGACAAACCAGTTCAACCCCAG AAGATCGCAGCTAAGCCGAAGGCCTCGCCAAATGTTAAGAAGGCCAAAGGACGTGGTCGACAGACCGCCGTCGCCAAGAAAGCCGACGATTCAATCGACCCAGAAAAGCAATGGGAAGTCGAAAAAATTATTGATCATGTAGCCACCAAGGAAGGTGACATGTTCAAGATCCGATGGAAGAAGTATGGAGCAAAGGATGATTCTTGGGAGCCAAGGAAGAATCTGGCGTGCGATGCTCTAATTGAAAAGTTTATGCGGAAACAAGTAACAGAGCAAAACGTGGACGTTAAGGAGCTGCGGGAATcgcccaagaagaccgagcGCCTTGTCGATGAATGCTATCCCAGGACAAATCTACACAATCGTATTGAACGCTCCTCGAAGCGCTCTGCCGCCAAAAACCG CATTTTCTACGGCGAGGAATGA
- the LOC117146894 gene encoding probable ATP-dependent RNA helicase DDX10 — protein MQRQKPKGPGKPGPRFKPGSGTFKGAAGGRKSGDNSQKRPRQEINKSRLAATEAEIQELKTKYAEIDATAIKKFAQFPLSKKTQKALAESKFVHPTQVQRDSIGPALQGKDVLGAAITGSGKTLAFLIPVLEHLFMNKWSRTDGVGAIIISPTRELAYQIFETLKKVGKHHDFSAGLIIGGKNLKFERTRMDQCNILICTPGRLLQHMDENPLFNTSTMEMLVLDEADRCLDMGFQKTLNSIIENFPPARQTLLFSATQTNTVQDLARLNLKDPVYVGYGGATPGEEPNASTKKAPNTAVLAVPELLQQSYVVLNLEDKITMLWSFIKNHLKQKIIVFVSSCKQAKYLYEIFCKLRPGSPLLALYGTLHQDRRIAIYEDFLRKSHVVMFSTDVASRGLDFPAVNWVVQLDCPEDVSQYIHRAGRSARNKTRGECLLVLTPSEEEYMISALKEQLNIDIRCVQIDPKKLFSPRVKIEAFLAQFPELRATAQRAFLSYIKSVFLMRNKRLFNVFSLDLDAFAQSLGLAVTPRVPFLEKFLWRQKQLQQQKEQGDNATSINPLLSKLTKQQSFGGGDEDEENSDDDDFIKVKRKDHDVEGEPVKLDEEEAQAEVPLVVPKREKLVTKASLAKKALKKNLQVNSKLKFDDEGETMADDRSQMKALSARQRTVNRDDDDGGINLVLSKALLTEEDQYDKQRFRELVKKRHKLQREKLRKKTEEAKGSDEEEEQQNDDNADDAGSESDHSVDLSWLPDPDKVYKNKPNGSDRNESKSESSDDASDDGEADDSDDDDISDDEPAYKKSKLTNKMTLMDTEAIAASLLGS, from the exons ATGCAGCGCCAGAAACCCAAGGGACCCGGCAAACCGGGTCCGCGTTTCAAGCCGGGTTCCGGCACGTTCAAAGGAGCTGCTGGTGGCCGGAAAAGCGGCGACAACAGCCAAAAGCGTCCGCGACAGGAGATCAACAAGTCGCGACTGGCCGCCACCGAAGCGGAGATCCAAGAACTCAAGACCAAATATGCCGAGATCGATGCTACTGCCATTAAGAAGTTCGCCCAGTTTCCGCTGTCCAAGAAGACCCAAAAGGCACTGGCGGAGTCCAAGTTCGTGCATCCCACGCAGGTGCAACGGGACAGCATTGGACCCGCACTGCAGGGCAAAGATGTGCTGGGCGCGGCCATCACAGGCAGTGGCAAGACACTGGCCTTTCTCATACCC GTTCTGGAGCATCTGTTCATGAACAAATGGTCGCGCACCGATGGCGTTGGCGCAATCATCATCTCGCCCACCCGCGAGCTGGCCTACCAGATCTTCGAGACCCTAAAGAAGGTTGGCAAGCACCACGACTTCTCCGCCGGCCTCATCATCGGAGGCAAGAACCTGAAGTTCGAACGCACTCGCATGGACCAGTGCAACATACTGATCTGCACACCCGGCAGGCTGCTGCAGCACATGGACGAGAATCCTCTCTTCAATACAAGCACCATGGAGATGTTGGTCCTGGATGAAGCCGATCGTTGTTTGGATATGGGTTTCCAGAAGACCCTAAATTCAATCATAGAAAATTTCCCACCTGCGCGTCAAACGCTGCTATTCTCGGCCACGCAAACGAATACGGTGCAGGATTTGGCGAGGCTTAATCTAAAGGATCCGGTCTACGTAGGCTACGGAGGAGCCACGCCAGGCGAAGAGCCCAATGCCAGCACGAAGAAGGCTCCGAACACAGCTGTGTTGGCAGTTCCCGAGCTTTTGCAGCAGAGCTATGTGGTGTTGAACCTGGAGGACAAGATCACCATGCTGTGGTCGTTCATCAAGAACCATTTGAAGCAGAAGATCATTGTGTTCGTGTCCAGTTGCAAGCAGGCCAAGTACCTGTACGAGATATTTTGTAAACTGCGGCCGGGTAGCCCGCTGCTGGCTCTCTATGGAACCCTCCATCAGGATCGTCGTATTGCCATCTACGAGGATTTCCTTCGCAAGAGCCACGTCGTCATGTTCTCCACTGATGTGGCATCACGTGGTCTGGACTTTCCTGCCGTCAATTGGGTGGTGCAGTTGGACTGCCCGGAGGATGTTTCACAGTACATTCATCGAGCTGGACGATCTGCGCGGAACAAGACACGCGGCGAGTGTCTGTTGGTTTTGACACCCAGCGAGGAGGAGTACATGATTAGTGCGCTTAAGGAACAGTTGAATATCGACATTCGTTGTGTGCAAATCGATCCCAAGAAGCTCTTCTCGCCGCGCGTCAAGATCGAGGCCTTTCTGGCCCAATTTCCCGAGCTGAGGGCAACCGCCCAGCGTGCCTTCCTCTCCTACATAAAATCCGTGTTCCTGATGCGCAACAAGCGCTTGTTTAATGTGTTCAGCCTGGATCTAGATGCATTTGCCCAGTCGCTCGGCTTGGCGGTTACGCCGCGTGTTCCCTTCCTCGAAAAATTCCTGTGGCGCCAGAAACAGCTACAGCAGCAGAAGGAACAGGGTGATAACGCAACATCGATCAATCCATTGCTCAGCAAGCTGACCAAGCAGCAGAGCTTTGGCGGCGGTGACGAGGATGAAGAGAACAGTGATGACGATGACTTTATTAAGGTGAAACGTAAGGATCACGATGTGGAAGGAGAGCCAGTGAAACTGGACGAAGAGGAGGCACAGGCAGAGGTCCCACTTGTAGTGCCCAAGCGAGAGAAGCTGGTAACCAAGGCCTCGCTGGCCAAGAAGGCGCTGAAGAAGAACCTGCAGGTCAACTCCAAGCTGAAGTTTGATGACGAGGGCGAAACTATGGCAGATGATCGCAGCCAAATGAAGGCCTTGAGTGCCAGGCAAAGAACAGTCAACCGGGACGACGACGATGGAGGCATTAATCTAGTGCTGTCCAAGGCGCTGCTCACCGAGGAGGATCAATATGACAAGCAGCGGTTCCGGGAACTGGTCAAAAAGCGGCACAAACTGCAGCGCGAGAAGCTGCGCAAAAAGACGGAGGAGGCCAAGGGCAGCGACGAGGAAGAGGAGCAACAGAACGATGACAATGCCGACGATGCTGGCAGTGAGAGTGACCATTCAGTGGACCTCTCCTGGCTGCCGGATCCCGACAAGGTCTACAAAAATAAGCCTAACGGTTCGGATCGAAATGAATCCAAATCAGAGTCCAGCGATGATGCATCCGATGACGGGGAGGCTGACGAcagcgacgacgacgacatcTCCGACGATGAACCCGCCTACAAAAAGTCCAAGCTGACGAACAAGATGACTCTAATGGACACGGAAGCCATAGCAGCCAGTCTTTTGGGTAGCTAA